gtctagcatgcagatgtcgaagatgctagagttgttagcatgttaaattaggttttagtgtttaaaccctaatttgttaagttagcttgtttattaagttggcttgtgtaatgggccttgctgaagaagcccattagttagtatgttaggttttattataaatagcatactagtctctcatcattgctaagctgcaaatcctaatttagggtgagagaggttatttgttattcttgtaaacttgtaatcttgttttaagagaaagtaaaagaatagcagttataaccaattcttgtgttcttattctcttccctaattccctattatactttgttattggtatcgtttttcacaacagcaTGAATGATGGTTTCTTTAGAGATAGGCTTGGTTAAGCAaaaaaatttataagaaaataatgtTGATGGGTTGGGTTAGGTTCTTGTTCTAAAcgtttttctttgtattttacaTTCCCTAACGCATACTTCTATttgataaaaagtaaaataaaaaaataaaaaaatgatgagAAATACATAAATatgatacaaaaaaaaataagtaTGACTAAAAAGAAACACAActatcacaaataaataaataggaaaagccatacataataataaacaattaattatttttctttgatttttgtaattttatttgtttctacttttcatatttttctaattaattattgattattgATAAAATAGATCAATAGTAAAGACATGATACAATCACTTATTTTTAAAGTAATCAAAACTGGACTGGACATCAAACCAGTATACCTATAGGTTTAGGATTTTAAGGTTTAACCGTGGTTGAACCCAGGTTGGACcagttatatataaataaatattttttgttatatataaaaataataatgcacaaaaataattagattttttAAATAGTAAACCTATTTTTTGATAGTTTCTTAATAATTTATacttaatagtttttttaaaatattttttttagccttttataattttaataggtTAGATAGGAAAGTTCAAAACtttcattttattataaaattaataataataataataataataataataataataataataaaaataataataataatctaataaCTTTGTTCACGATATTGTCTGGTCATTTTCTATGAGTTGAACTGTATTTTATCGTATTTATCTATTATATATTACTATCCAAAATCTAATTTCATTCATCTAATGAAtagaaattaacaaaataatttaaaatagtttttactttaatttttctaCGATAATGTGTACTAGAGTGGTtagagataaaaaataaaattaaatcatgcGTTATTTTTTGattcaaaacaatttttttatcatattttaataAATCAAAAGTAAAATCCGGTCTGATCCTAAAAATTGTCTAAACCACCGGTGTTCTGGTTTAAATCTCGATTCTTCTGCATACAAGTTTTTAGGTTCAAACAGACCGGTTAGAGTTTTGGTTCCCGGTCCAACCGATCGATCCTATTCGGTTTTGATTAATTACCATGCTTATTTTAGCTATATATTATTCTCTTACACCATCTTTGTTTTATTTGTCATAAACTTATATTCAATTCATAATTCTATTGCTATAGTAACACAAAATTTAATGACAATTCAAATTCTTTTAATGAAAGgagaaaaaaaatccattttgaaaaaaaatccacTTTGATACACCCTTAATCAACACACAATTATACgttaatataattatttctaAGTTGTAATGTATCACATATACCTCTCatttaaacaaattattctatatttaatttgatttttatgagaTTCATACACTAATTATATCTCATATATTATaacatttaatataaaaaatatgagaaaaaacTCTCCCCCGCCCCATTTCTAGTTTACATCTGTATTTTAATCTTTTTCCCCTTTATTATTATTGTCTTCATCTTCATGATCTGCCTCTTCAATGGCTTTGGTAACTTCCCTAAGAATAAGCTTCAATAGCCTCTCATAAGATGCAATTGTAGATTCAAGCATATCTATGGCACTTCCTTGGTCATGAATTGCCTCATCCATCACATTTTCAAGCTCACTAATTTTCATCCAAGTCCTAATCATTTCTTCATCACATAATCTAGAAGAACTAATTAAGCCACTATTAGCACCTTCACCACCCTCATTTCTCTCTATAATATTAGTCCCTTTGACCACTATCATATCACTAATGCTTCCCAATATTTGAGCATTTCCTAAAACCATAATGACTTCACCTTCCTCAACATCCCACATCCAAACACTTCCATTTTTTGAAGCAGACACCAAATTTCTCCCATTATTCACCAAAACTAAGGACATTATTGACCCATCATGGTTTTTTGTTTTACTACCCCAATTAACCAATTCATAACCTTTTTCTAACATTTTTATACTCCCAGCCTTCATTAACCCTTTATATATAAACCCATCTGAACCAGCAGCATAGAAACCCGACTCTGTTGAATCCATAACAAACCCAAAAATAGAACATGGAAATGTCACAGTTCGAATTAGAGTTATCCCATTTGATAAACCCCAAAACTTACAGGTGCAGTCCATCGAACATGAAATAAATGTACAAGTATGAATCCCAATTCCAGTGTTGAAACTTGTCACTGCATCAGAATGTGCCTTCCATTTGTGTGAGATTGGGTCATTACAAGAATATGAACCATTAACAAGCATAAAAGATGGGATTACAACAATAGAACCATCATTGTAACCTGAAATCAAGAGATATACTATTAACTTGATGATAAAGGCCAAAATATTGATAAGTAAAAAGAGGTATATTATTTCGCACACACTCTCACTATACTCTTTCTGAAAGttgactttttagattcattaaataATCAATGTATTTGGTTCATGATATGTCcatatacattgattattcaataaatctaaaaagtaaaatttTCTTATGAATAGGACAGGAGATAGTAATAAAATTACCTGAAATCAGTAGTGACCCATCATTATTGAGGTGGAGACTAGAAACAGGTTTCGAGTAAGGTGTAATTGATTTGATGATATCTCCGGAAGGAAGTGACAAGGAATGTATACTCCCCGCCACTCCACCTGCAAAGATAAAATCACCACCCGAATCGGCTATAAGTGGAGTGACGGCTTCAGGGAGAGGGATCTTATGGAACACTGTTGAAGTATCCCAATTGTAGATGTGGATTAAGCCTGAACCATTGTCTGAAGACACATGAGAGGTTACAATGAGTTCTTTGCATGTCACCGTGAAGCCACGACAAGGTGATCGACTGCCTCTGAACTGAGCAAGAATAGCGCCTGTGGAAGCCTCAAATGCTATCATGGAACCGTCGCTAGAACCAGTTAGGATCACTTCATACATCATTGTGAGAAAAAATGATCGAGTGTATGATAAAAGGAAGAGAAAACAAGAAGGATCTTTAGAGTTCACTTAGCAATGTTGAAAACAATTATGAAAATTTTAGGCATTAGACTACTAGGCCGaaacatataaaaaagaaaataagtttATGTAGCTATATCTTGAAGAAATGACAATGGTATTTATATTAAAGTtttcttaaaatttaaataatattttccaaTAAAGTAAAATAATGTATGTAGTCATCTAATCGCATCTTGTTATATTTTTActttgaaatattttaaaaaatatttttattcaattcttattattattataaataagatATAATTTTCGTCAACGCGTTTCTTTTTTTAATGGAATATagaataatattacataaaataacattaattgattttatttaatacaatgaacataattaattttaattattgaaaaGAGATGAAAAAGAGAAATGCGTTgaataatttgaaattaaaatataaaaagtatttttttcaatattttataaatttcatgtgactaaaaataatataagtcaaaaattatattgtttaaacatttttatatattattatattttttaacgcAATGAAAAAAAAGTATCGTGAGAGAAGCGGGTAAAAAAAAGTAATATGTTAAGTTGGTGATGTGAAATTAAGAGTGTACACAAAACTTTATTTAACAGGAAAAAGTGTACACGtcttattatttaataatgtTTAAACAGGTTTTGATGATTGGTTTAACAAGATCAAATGAGCGAACATCATCAAAGAATGTGACTGAATCCAAAATCAATTGTACTTGCTAAAAGTATAATATGTGACAACTCCTAGGAATTAAGGTTTGTCAAAGACTTGAAAGTTTGTTGTAGAGTTGAGAGCTAGCTCACACATGAGGTGAAAAGCTCTGCATATGTAGTTTTATATGTGAGAATCAAATTGTCCTTTGTTGAGAAAAGGATGCCTCGATAAACAAAGTATAAACTATTTCTTTGTGATCAAGAAACACACAAGGGTAGAAAAGATGATAAAGCAAGAAGAACAAcgaggattggttataactgctattctttcttTCCTCTTTAAAACAAGACtacaagttacaagaataacaaataaccctctcaccttaaattaggatttgcagtatgcaatgatgagagactagtatgctatttataataaaacctaacatactaaactaatgggatttttcacaaatacccattacaagccaacttagggtacaagctaacttaaacaattggacataacaaatcggcccaattcaaaatactaacaaccctagaaTTTtaacacccacatactagaacacacttcgattACACaatgtaggtcttcgacacaatctctgtcgaaccagaagctacccttcgacacactagagttcgatctaattatcacaaatctccaccttggaaaaaactctataacatcaaagaacaaactagctttcttcatgcagatttatcaactacatacaatagaaaaacttgcaactcggcaatgtcttggtgatcatatcagcagcattgtggtatgtcgaaaccttcagcacttggacttctccatgctcgattactcctctgacaaaaTGCAACCTCGCatcgatgtgcttagttcgctcatgatatgctgagttcttcgacatgtgtattgcactttgactatcacatttaacagtgatacctcgaccatgaagtttcagctcctttgcaaaaccttcaagccacaattcttctttcacagcttcagttagggcaatataccccgcttcagtggttgatagagcaacaaccttctgaagtgttgctttccaactgattgttgtgccaaacatagtgaaaacatatctagaaataaattttctagaatccacacaacctgcataatcagagtcgacatatcctttgattactgctttactatcttcacccaaggctccaccataaattaggaccctattcagagatccatttatgtaccttaaaatccacttcaatgcttgcaaATGAGCCTTTCCCGGATTCTCCATGTACctacttacaagacttactgcgtatgctatgtcgggtctagtacagaccataacatacatcaaaaccaactatattagcatatgggattcTATTCATATAGTAGTAgctgcccgattcggtcatgatgGACGTATATTTTTTGTCCCCCTTTGCCATGGGGATCTGGTTGTAGCTGGAATATGCGTCCATGAGGATAAGAGTTTAAAACCTGCAGAATTGTCAACGAGCTTATATATTATCGGCAGAGGATAAGCGTCTTTCAGGAAAGCCTAGTTAAGATCGGTAGAGTCTATGCACATGCACCATTTTTCATTACTTTTCTTTACAAATACATTGTTGGAAAGCCAAGTGGTATACTTGGCTCCCGATATGAAATTAGCATTTAGTAAATCCCTAACAGCTTGCTCGGCAGCCTCCATTTTTTGGGGGACTGCCAACATCTATGCTGGGCTACGGCTCTAACGACCTAGTGTATAGTAAGGTAATTGCAAGAAATCTCTGGATCAAGCCCGGGCATGTCTGAGGCGCACCAGGCGAAGAGGTTTCCGTTCTCCTAGAGGCAGGCTTTTAGCTGCTTCCTGGCGAGTTCGAGAATTCCAGCTCCGATGTTCACCCCTTGTTCGGATCGTCCCCGAGGAGGATGATTTTGAAGTCTCCGTTGGGGATAGGACGAAGGGGATCATTAGGCTCTAAATTAATGCTCGTTGTGGATGGCGATGACTCGTGCTCGTTTTGGTCTCTACACTAGTCTCGGGAGAATCGACTATCAAGATCGACAGAGTCGACCCAGGGCAATTGTTTGGGATCCTCCAAGCTGGAAGGGAGGGGTGTCTTACCTCTGCTTATAATGCTGATGGAGTTGAAGCCCTTCGACGTAGCCTTAAAGCATCTCCTTGTCGCCTCAATGTCGCCGTGCAAGGTGGCGACGAAGCCCTTCTAGGTGTTATATTTCATCTTCAAATGAACCGTGGAGGGAACAGTCGTTAGTTCGGAGAGAATTGGTCTCCTGAGGATGAACTGATATAAGGATAGACAATCTATTATCATGAACTGGACCCTGATGGACCTGGTCGTTTCAGCAACTCCAAAGGTGACAATAAGCTCTAAGTAGCCCCAAGGTTTGGTGACGACACCGTTGAAACCTTACAGGTCGGAGCCTACGTATGGCATCAGGTgggttttgtaacaccccaaatctacccgataatttatacggaaaatcagagtataaaattcaagaaataataCACATTGGGATATCACATGTTCCGTCAATCAAAATCATTTACAGCTTACACGCCTTCACATGGATACATAGCACACAAACATAAACGGACAATTTAATTATTTCTCAAAAACCCAAATTATTAAAATAGTTatttaactcgcagcggaatcaccaaacttcataaaatcaaatgatgTCGTAGCATCCTTGCaaagtaactttaagttacaagtcaaaacataattcacttaaaaattcaacaaagaaaataagaaataaaacaaTCTTTTTGTCCCcacaagtgctacgtatcagagcgacaaccgactcgactcATGGCGACTAAATCTTCACTCACTAGCATAacttgcacgttaccaatataaaggcaacggcaaaAACAAGTAAAAtgtgagatatcaaaccatataaatGAAGTCATGATAAAAAGTATGTATAACGGTTCGAGTTATATTATATATCTCAAGTCTCAATTTCAATCATAAACGATTCAGATTCCAAAATCATATAATCACACACAACGTCGCAACAAAACAAATGAATGAGACACGACAAAtgcatcatgcatgtggtacccaaggcttcagcccccatcgccaactgccaataaatagaggcatccaACAGGCATAAGCCTACGTCGCAGTTACCAAATCAAGGTCGTCGCTAAATATGCAATTCATGAGACACGGATGAAATGCAATACATCACAAACATTATCAAATACGTCGCCAAGGCATTTGCCTACATCGCCAAActatatcaataattattgataatacgtcctaagatccttgaaagggttagttaacatgctatgttatgatgtcatgatgtcatgtgaaTGTAATGCATCAGGCAAAAGCATAAGGTAGTAGGGACAAATAAATCCTACaggcaaaacctgcaaggaaatcaaaaggttagcagcacacacaagcaagtcacacaagagtccttaggcttaaaggcttgcatgaagtctgactaggtaactacccttcccaaaggtacttctaaggataaggatgaaatTATTAACCGGGTTCTAAAATTTACCTAGAAAGACcagtccttctaaagcaccctcgaacatgatacatacataccatgcaatgatactttgagaaag
This is a stretch of genomic DNA from Vicia villosa cultivar HV-30 ecotype Madison, WI unplaced genomic scaffold, Vvil1.0 ctg.000168F_1_1, whole genome shotgun sequence. It encodes these proteins:
- the LOC131624889 gene encoding protein ROOT INITIATION DEFECTIVE 3-like yields the protein MMYEVILTGSSDGSMIAFEASTGAILAQFRGSRSPCRGFTVTCKELIVTSHVSSDNGSGLIHIYNWDTSTVFHKIPLPEAVTPLIADSGGDFIFAGGVAGSIHSLSLPSGDIIKSITPYSKPVSSLHLNNDGSLLISGYNDGSIVVIPSFMLVNGSYSCNDPISHKWKAHSDAVTSFNTGIGIHTCTFISCSMDCTCKFWGLSNGITLIRTVTFPCSIFGFVMDSTESGFYAAGSDGFIYKGLMKAGSIKMLEKGYELVNWGSKTKNHDGSIMSLVLVNNGRNLVSASKNGSVWMWDVEEGEVIMVLGNAQILGSISDMIVVKGTNIIERNEGGEGANSGLISSSRLCDEEMIRTWMKISELENVMDEAIHDQGSAIDMLESTIASYERLLKLILREVTKAIEEADHEDEDNNNKGEKD